Below is a window of Aphelocoma coerulescens isolate FSJ_1873_10779 chromosome 29, UR_Acoe_1.0, whole genome shotgun sequence DNA.
CTCAggcaaaaaaaattagttcCCAAGGCCATTCCTTAAAATCGAGGAGTTGGTTTGACAGCACAAGTTCGTGGTAGCCGACAGCGTTGCTGATGGACTCAAGAGGAGCTTGGCCCAGGTGCTGCTCATCAAGGCCTGGCCTGAGCTCACAGTGCAGCCCAAAGAGGGAGGGGGGGCACCACACAAATGAGGGTCCCAGGGCCCCCCCcccaactgcagcagcagctcgaGTTTCACTCCACGTTCAACTTCCTCTTCATTATTTATCCCTGCGTGGAGCCGTGAGGGATAAggtaaaaggagagaaaagggaggATAAAGGCTTCCCTCATTCAGGGGGGTCACTACCacatttcctcctccctcccaccaGTGACTGGGACCAACAGGGCCAACTCCTCATCCCTGCAAGAAGAGCCAGAGGGACTTAAGGACACGCTGCAGTTGGTGTTGGGGGAGCCTTGTGTATCCCCCAGACGCGCAGCTGGATGAAGGGAGCCCTCTCAGCCCCAGCACTCCCACCTGTGGTGGGCAGAacatcccctccccacccccagggtaatgcagcccctcccctgcccaggaACAGGAGGTAGCAGAGATACTAAAGACTTCTGCCAGACTGGGGGGCTTCAGGGATCTCCAGCCCACCCAGAGGAGTTAAGGCTGCCAATGTGCTCACTTGGCTCCTGGTCTTAAGAAAACTCAACCCTCTCCATTTCCCCAACCCTTGGGGTGGGGGCACAACACCAAGCCCAGCAGGATGACGAGGGAGCATGGGTTTGGGAGGGTCTGCAGGGTGCTGAGCTCACCACAACCCCCAGCACACGCTCAGGGAGAGGGTGGAGACCCTgggtacaagcagagactgcagggctgtgtCATGTGCCGGTGAGGAAAACATCAAAGCCAGGGAGGGACATCACCACAGGGAGTGAAGACACCAGAGCCAGGGTAAGACAGGGAATGCTTTTTATTCAGACCCACAGGAGAGGACGGGTGGGTCCGTCACAGACTTTTCCATTGAAGCACAGACCATTGACAGGACAGACCGCGGCGCACACACTGCTACAGACCCCGCGGGGTCTTCAACTAGTTTATGTTCCCTGTTCGAGCAGCACCCTTGTGAGAGTTTAGtattcctccccttcctcctctccctccccttccaCTGAATCCACCCCCACCTCCTCATAATCCTTCTCCAGGGCAGCCATATCCTCACGGGCCTCCGAGAACTCCCCCTCCTCCATGCCCTCCCCCACGTACCAGTGCACGAACGCCCGCTTCGCGTACATCAGGTCAAACTTGTGGTCCAGGCGGGCCCAGGCCTCGGCGATGGCCGTGGTGTTGCTCAGCATGCACACGGCGCGCTGCACCTTGGCCAGGTCTCCCCCGGGCACCACCGTGGGCGGCTGGTAGTTGATGCCCACCTTGAAACCAGTGGGGCACCAGTCCACAAACTGGATGGTGCGCTTGGTCTTGATGGTGGCGATGGCGGCGTTGACATCCTTGGGCACCACGTCCCCGCGGTACAGCAGGCAGCACGCCATGTACTTGCCGTGCCGCGGGTCACACTTGACCATCTGGTTGGCCGGCTCGAAGCAGGCGTTGGTGATCTCGGCCACTGAGAGCTGCTCGTGGTAGGCCTTCTCAGCAGAGATGACGGGGGCGTAGGTGGCCAGCGGGAAGTGGATGCGGGGGTACGGCACCAGGTTGGTCTGGAATTCTGTCAGGTCGACGTTCAGGGCTCCGTCAAAGCGCAGGGAGGCCGTGATGGAGGACACGATCTGGCCTATCAACCTGTTGAGGTTGGTGTAGGTGGGACGCTCGATGTCCAGGTTGCGGCGGCAGATGTCGTAGATGGCCTCGTTGTCCACCATGAAGGCACAGTCGGAGTGCTCCAGGGTGGTGTGGGTGGTGAGGATGGAGTTGTAGGGCTCCACCACGGCCGTGGAGACCTGTGGGGCCGGGTAGATGGAGAACTCCAGCTTGGACTTCTTGCCGTAGTCCACAGAGAGCCGCTCCATCAGCAGGGAGGTGAAGCCAGAGCCGGTGCCACCGCCAAAGCTGTGGAACACCAGGAagccctgcagccctgtgcACTGGTCAGCCTGCAAGGAGAGACAAGGTGGAGGGGGGGAGGCATGTTTACTCCAAGCAGCAGAAGTTACTCCTTCCTCTCCGTGGCCTCGCAAGGACATTTGGGGgctttccagcagcagagccagagtCAGAGTCAGCAAGGGAAGGGGGGGATGACAGGGTGACACTGAGTCCTTCTGTTACCCACTGACTCATGGTGAATCACCCAGGGAAGCCACCTGGCCTCTGGGGTGGGACAGTGGTCAGGGGCACCTCGAAATGCAGAACCGCCACCGGCTCAGCGGCAAAATGGGAACAAGTTTGACCACCGGGGACTGTCACGGCCacatggctctgggagggaCTGGCTTGGGGCTGCCCATCCCCAGTGCACGCAGCTGGACTCGGCCACGTCAGGAGCCAAGTGGAAACAAAGAGGGAATTGCCGAGCTCAGCACCGGCGGCGCCCGGGGGCTGCGGCGCTGTGGAgcggctccagctccagctgcgcCGCGTCCCACTGCCGGCCAATGGCAGCCACTGCACAACAGGATTACcattaattaataaattaaaactaAACCCAACCCAGCGAGTCTGGAGGGGAGAGCGAGACAGAATGGAGGCTTTGTCCTCGCTCGCCATCTGCACCCCCCATGCCCCTACCAGCTTGCGGATGCGGTCCAGGACCAGGTCGATGATCTCCTTGCCGATGGTGTAGTGCCCGCGGGCGTAGTTGTTGGCCGCATCCTCCTTGCCCGTGATCAGCTGCTCGGGGTGGAAGAGCTGCCGGTACGTCCCCGTGCGCACCTCGTCTGCGGGGAGAGCCCCGGGCCCCGTTAGCACCCAGCGCCCGCTCCCCgtgcccgccccgccggccgccccccgcgcgcTCACCGATCACCGTGGGCTCCAGGTCCACGAAGACGGCCCGGGGCACGTGCTTGCCGGCGCCCGTCTCGCTGAAGAAGGTGTTGAAGGAGTCGTCCCCCCCGCCGATGGTCTTGTCGCTGGGCATCTGCCCGTCGGGCTGGATGCCGTGCTCCAGGCAgtacagctcccagcaggcatTGCCGATCTGCACGCCCGCTTGGCCCACGTGGATGGAGATGCACTCACGCTGCGGGGGCACACGGCACCGGCTCACCCCTTTTGTCCCCTCtttgtcccagcccagcccccaccGGGCTGGCACCGAGCTGGGAAGGGTCCCTCCCCAAGGCTGGATGGGGCCAGATCCTGCCCAGACCCATTGCAGGGAGTGCTCAGTTCTGGGGGTCACATCCTGCCGGCGCACGGCACTGGCTCACCCCTTttgtccccctccccagctgtggcagcagcccaACACTGTCTCGGCTGTCACCGAGCTGGGAAGGGCCCCTCCCCAAGGCTGGATCCTGCCCAGACACACCCATTGTTCAGGGTCTGGAGGTGCACCCAGCGCAGAGGGTCCCATCCTGTCATGTCTCCTTCACCCCTGGCACCCTGCCTGTTGGGGGATGGGCAGCTCAGCACTTGTGGCTCATCCTTCCCTGAGGGACTGGGACTGGCCCATGGTGAGACAGGGAGCCCCCCGGGGTCCCAACCTGCCCTGGTGAGACCCAGCAAAGCCCCAGAATGGCTCAGCACCAGGGACTCCTCCTGCCCACCCAGTTGAAGCAAGGCCACACCCAGTGCGGGACTGGGCGGGGGGGGTCCCATCCTGCCGTGCTTCAACCTCTGGTGCGGGATGGGGTGCTCAGGACCGGGGGGACCCATTCCGCCCTGCTCACCCGGCACCGGAGACCCTCTCTGCCCCGTTAAACCGGGGCCACGCCCAGCGCGGGCTGAGCGCAAAGCACCGGGGcgaagggggggaaagggagtCTGTCCTGCTCGGTTTAACGCGAGCCACGCCCAGTGATAGACCGGGGCTCGGTACCGAAAGATGGGGGGCCCGATCCTGACCCTTTCAACCGGTGCCACGCCCAGTAAGGGCTTAGCCCCGGGGACATATCCTGCCCGGTTTAATGGGAACCACGTCTGGTTCAGGCTCGGGGTTCGGTCCCGGGGAACCATCCTGTCGGGTTTAACCATAGCCACACCCGACAGGCGCTCAGTACTGCGTCCCGGGGTCCCATCCTGCCCTGTTTAACGGGAGCCACGCCCGGTGCACTGCCCCGGGGTCCCATCTTGCCCGGTTTAATGGGAGCCACGCCCGGTGCGGTACCGTGGATCAGCGCCAGGGATCCATCCTGCCCGGTTTAACGGGAGCCACGCCCTATGGAAGCTCAGTGcgggtcccgggggtctcatCCTGCTTGGTTTAACGGGAGCCACGCCCTGTGGAAGCTTAGTGCTAAGTCCTGGGGGTCCCATCCTGCCCGGTTTAACGGGAGCCACGCCCGCTACGGGCTCGGAGGTCGGTCCCGGGGAGGCAGAAAGACCCTTCCAGGCCCATTTAACGGGAGGTACACTCGGGGCTGGGTCCCGGGCGACGCATTTTACTCGGTGTAACGGGAGCCACGCCCGGTGCGGGATGAGTCCCGGCACCGATgggcgggggagggggacaAGGAGCCCCGGGAATGGAAATCAGGGGGGTTGAGGACCAGGGACAACGGCGAGACGGGGGCCGGGGGGAGGGATGAAAACCGGAGACTATGACGGGAGGGTGGGGATTGGGATCGGGGAAAACCGCGGGTCCGGGGGGTGGGAGGGATGGGACCggcgggaatgggaacgggggaCCTCGGGACCAGGGACTGTGGGAAtagggagaagagagatcccgacccccccgcgccccctcaCCATGGCGGCGGTCGGTCCGGGGCGGTCTCACAGCCCGACGCTGAGGCGGTCGATGTAAGAGGCGCGGCGGAGCGCGGGGTTCGGTGCGGGCCTTTatagcggcggcggggcggggcgggcggcggggccggggggggcggcggggccggcggcggcggaggccATTGGTCGCCCGGAATGAGGTAATGCCCCCCCGCAGCCGCAGACAAAGGCCGGGCGGTGCGGGAGGGGGGCCCGGGGGCTGCGGCGGccacggcccggccccgccgccggaggGGCCCCGGCTGTGTCCTTGGCACCGTCCCTG
It encodes the following:
- the LOC138100106 gene encoding tubulin alpha-1A chain, which encodes MRECISIHVGQAGVQIGNACWELYCLEHGIQPDGQMPSDKTIGGGDDSFNTFFSETGAGKHVPRAVFVDLEPTVIDEVRTGTYRQLFHPEQLITGKEDAANNYARGHYTIGKEIIDLVLDRIRKLADQCTGLQGFLVFHSFGGGTGSGFTSLLMERLSVDYGKKSKLEFSIYPAPQVSTAVVEPYNSILTTHTTLEHSDCAFMVDNEAIYDICRRNLDIERPTYTNLNRLIGQIVSSITASLRFDGALNVDLTEFQTNLVPYPRIHFPLATYAPVISAEKAYHEQLSVAEITNACFEPANQMVKCDPRHGKYMACCLLYRGDVVPKDVNAAIATIKTKRTIQFVDWCPTGFKVGINYQPPTVVPGGDLAKVQRAVCMLSNTTAIAEAWARLDHKFDLMYAKRAFVHWYVGEGMEEGEFSEAREDMAALEKDYEEVGVDSVEGEGEEEGEEY